From the genome of Pseudoxanthomonas sp.:
GCGTTGTACACGGCCTGCCCGGTGTGCCTGTCCCACACCACCGTGGTTTCACGCTGGTTGGTGATGCCGATCGCGGCGATGTCCGAGGCTTCCACGCCGGCCCGGGTCAGCACGTCGGTCATGGTGGTCAGTACGCTGGACAGGATCTCGCGCGGGTTGTGTTCCACCCAGCCCGGCTGCGGGAAGATCTGGGTGAACTCGCGCTGGGCGATGCCTTTGATTGCGCCGGCGCGGTCGAACAGGATGGCGCGCGAGCTGGTGGTGCCCTGGTCGATCGCCAACACGTATTTCTTGTCCATCGAAAACTCCTGCATGTCATGGTCGGCAGCGCTGTCAGCGCCAGCCGGGGTCAAGGATGAAAGAACCGAACTGAAGCCAGCGTCAGGATTGCGCTTTCTGCGCGGCTTCCTGCAGCGCGCGCTGGCGTGCGGGCAGGAAGGGATAGATCAGCCACTGGTAAGCCACGCCACCGACCACGCCACCAATGAGCGGACCGACGATGGGAATCCACCAGTAGTTGCCGGGCGACGGGAACGCCGCCTGGTTCCAGCCAGCGAAGTAGGCGAATACGCGCGGCCCGAAATCACGGGCCGGATTGATCGCCCAGGCTTCCAGGTAACCCATCGATGCGCCGATGGTGGCCACCAGCAGGCCGATGATCAGCGCACCGGAATTGGCACCGGGCGCGGACTCGTTGTACTGCTCGGTGATGGCGAAGATGCCGAACACCAGGAACGCGGTCAGGATCACCTGGTTCTTCAGCGCATCCATCAGCGTGATGGCCAGGCCCGGATGGGTGAAGAACACGCCGGCCGCGCCGCCGGCTTCGCGCGTGAGCTGGTGGGCCTGGTTGTAGTGGTCGATCACCGGTGCGTACAAGGTGTAGACGATCGCCGCACCGACGATGGCACCGACCACCTGCGCGACCCAGTACGGCACGACCTTCTTCCACGAGAAGCCGCGATACAGCGCCAGTGCCAGGGTCACCGCCGGGTTGGCATGCGTGCCGGAGACCGAGCCGGTGACATAGATCGCGATGGTCACCGCCAGGCCCCAGGCAATGCACACGCCCCAGTAGGCGTTCTGGTACGGGCTTGGGTCGTACAAGGTGTACATGGCCGCCACCGAATCACCGAAGGCGATGATGATCATCACCGCGACCGCTTCGGAGATCAGCTCACCGATGTATTGCCGGTTCATTGCACGCACCCGACGCATGCCGCGCCCGCTTCCACTCCGATGCCGTGCGTGCGGCACATGCCGTCCCTTGAAACCTTGACCATGTCAGCGACCTCCCAGTGATGACGTTGCCGTGCCATCCGCGGTGGGCCGGCACGTTGAAGAATGTGCGTGGTGCGTTCAGTCGACGACGCGGGCCACGGACGGTTCGACCTGGCGGCGCAGGACCTCGGCCAGGCGCTGCTGCTGGGCCGGCGTCAGGCGCAGTCCCAGCTTGCTGCGTCGCCAGAGCAGGTCGTGCGCGTCGATGACCCACTCGTTGGCGCGCAGATAATCGACCTCGGCCTGGTACAGGTCCGCGCCGAAGTGTTCGCCCAGGTCGTGCAGCGATGTCGCAGCGCCGAGGATCTGCTCCACGCGCGTGCCGTAGTTGCGGACCAGGCGCCAGGCCATGTCGGTCGGCAGCCAGGGTTTCGCACCGTGGACTTCCGCCAGCAGCGCGTCGAAGTCGCGCCGTTCGCCGCCGGGCAACGGCGCGCCATCGGCGGTCCAGGCCGGTGCCCGGCGGCCGAGTTGGGCAACCACCTTGTCCACGGCCTGTTCGGCCAACTTGCGATAAGTGGTGAGCTTGCCGCCGAACACGCTCAGCAGCGGCGCGCCCTTGGTGTCCACCTCCAACTGGTAGTCACGCGAGACTTCCGAAGCGTTGTCCTCTTCGTCCTCCAGCAGCGGGCGCACGCCGCTGTAGGTCCACACCACGTCGGCCGGCGTGATGGCCTGCTTGAAGTAGCGATTGGCCGCCTCGCACAGATAGGCCACTTCATCGTCGTTGATGCGCGGACTGGCCGGATCGGCGTGGTACTCCATGTCGGTGGTGCCGATCAGGGTGAACTCGCGCTCATAGGGAATGGCGAACACGATGCGCCGGTCCGGCTGCTGGAAAATATAGGCATGGTCGTGGTCGAACAGTTTCGGCACCACGATATGGCTGCCCTTGACCAGGCGCAGCGCGTAGTCGTGCTTCACGCCGCTGGCCACTTCGTCCAGGAAATTCACCGTCCACGGGCCAGCGGCGTTGACCAGCATCCTGGTCTCGACCGTGAAGCGTTCGCCCTGTGCGTTTTCCAGTTCGGCGACCCAGTGATCGGCCTCGCGCCGCGCACGCACGCAACGCTTGCGGGTATGAATCGTGGCGCCGCGCTGGGCCGCGTCCATCGCGTTGAGGACGACCAGGCGCGCGTCCTGCACCCAGGCATCGGAGTACGCAAAGCCAGTGGTCAGCTCCTCGCGCAGCGGCTTGCCGACGGCATGGGTGCGCAGCGACAGCTTGCGCGAGCCTTCCAGCGTGCGCTTGCCACCACCCAGGTGGTCGTAGAGGAACATGCCGATCCGGATCAACCACGCCGGGCGCAGGTGCGGCTGGTGCGGCAGCACGAACCGCAGCGGCCAGATGATGTGCGGTGCCAGGCGCAGCAGCACTTCGCGCTCGGCCAGCGCCTTGCCGACCAGGCGGAATTCGTACTGCTCCAGGTAACGCAGGCCGCCGTGGATCAGCTTGGTGCTGGCGCTGGAGGTGTGGGCGGCCAGATCGTCGCGTTCGCACAGGCAGACCGACAGGCCGCGACCCACCGCGTCGCGGGCGATGCCCACGCCATTGATCCCGCCGCCGACCACCAGTACATCGAACCGCTCTGCCATGTCCTCGACTCCTCAGCCAGGGCAGCCACGACGCCGGCGCCCGGATCCACCCAGATCCGACTGGAAATGAGCGATCAGAATCTTAAACGAACATTTACGAACATTTCGTGATGACGGCCTGAAACGACCAAACGGCGGGCATAGTCACTTGGTCTAATGGCCATTATCGGATGCAATCGGCAGGTCCGCCGTGGCGAATGAGGCCACAAACACACATAAACGAACTTTTCGAACCATCGCGCCGTCACGCGCCAGGCAGCCACTACCGGGACGGCCGCCTGATTCAGGCCGCCACGTGGACCCGGGTGCCCGCGCTGGTCAACACCTCGGCGAGCGCCTTGGGCGGGGCACGGTCGGTGAACCAGTCATCCACCAGCGAGACCGGCCCCAGCCGACACAGGGCATTGCGCCCCAGCTTGCTGGCGTCGGCGGCCAGGAACACCTGGCGCGAGTGTTCGACGATGGCCTGGGCCACGCGCACTTCCTGGAAATCGAAATCCAGCAGCGTGCCGTCCGGCTCGATCCCGGAGATACCGATGATCCCGAAGTCCACGGTGAACTGGCGCACCAGGTCGATGGTCGGCTGCCCGGTCACGCCCTGGTCGCGCGCG
Proteins encoded in this window:
- a CDS encoding MIP/aquaporin family protein; amino-acid sequence: MNRQYIGELISEAVAVMIIIAFGDSVAAMYTLYDPSPYQNAYWGVCIAWGLAVTIAIYVTGSVSGTHANPAVTLALALYRGFSWKKVVPYWVAQVVGAIVGAAIVYTLYAPVIDHYNQAHQLTREAGGAAGVFFTHPGLAITLMDALKNQVILTAFLVFGIFAITEQYNESAPGANSGALIIGLLVATIGASMGYLEAWAINPARDFGPRVFAYFAGWNQAAFPSPGNYWWIPIVGPLIGGVVGGVAYQWLIYPFLPARQRALQEAAQKAQS
- the glpD gene encoding glycerol-3-phosphate dehydrogenase, which translates into the protein MAERFDVLVVGGGINGVGIARDAVGRGLSVCLCERDDLAAHTSSASTKLIHGGLRYLEQYEFRLVGKALAEREVLLRLAPHIIWPLRFVLPHQPHLRPAWLIRIGMFLYDHLGGGKRTLEGSRKLSLRTHAVGKPLREELTTGFAYSDAWVQDARLVVLNAMDAAQRGATIHTRKRCVRARREADHWVAELENAQGERFTVETRMLVNAAGPWTVNFLDEVASGVKHDYALRLVKGSHIVVPKLFDHDHAYIFQQPDRRIVFAIPYEREFTLIGTTDMEYHADPASPRINDDEVAYLCEAANRYFKQAITPADVVWTYSGVRPLLEDEEDNASEVSRDYQLEVDTKGAPLLSVFGGKLTTYRKLAEQAVDKVVAQLGRRAPAWTADGAPLPGGERRDFDALLAEVHGAKPWLPTDMAWRLVRNYGTRVEQILGAATSLHDLGEHFGADLYQAEVDYLRANEWVIDAHDLLWRRSKLGLRLTPAQQQRLAEVLRRQVEPSVARVVD